In the genome of Corythoichthys intestinalis isolate RoL2023-P3 chromosome 19, ASM3026506v1, whole genome shotgun sequence, one region contains:
- the LOC130907934 gene encoding thyroxine 5-deiodinase-like, which produces MHDSSGVQLARALKLAALFLLLVPRFLAAAVTLWLLDFLCIRRKVLLQMGARPHSADDPPLCVSDSNRMFTLESLRAVWYGQKLDLLKSARLGRAAPNTEVVLVPERRPVRILDCMRGTRPLVLNFGSCSUPPFMTRLAAFQRVVSQYADIADFVVVYIEEAHPADGWVSSDAPYQILKHRCLEDRLSAARLMLPQVPGSSVVVDNMDNSSNAAYGAYFERLYIVRDQRVVYQGGRGPEGYRISELRKWLEQYRRDMSACPVLQA; this is translated from the coding sequence ATGCACGACTCCAGCGGGGTACAGCTGGCGCGCGCTCTGAAGCTCGCTGCCCTGTTTCTGCTCCTGGTGCCTCGTTTTCTGGCCGCGGCAGTGACGCTGTGGCTCCTGGACTTCCTGTGCATCCGTCGCAAGGTGCTGCTCCAGATGGGCGCGCGGCCACACAGTGCTGACGACCCACCTCTGTGCGTCTCTGACTCCAACCGCATGTTCACGCTGGAGTCGCTGCGCGCTGTGTGGTACGGCCAAAAGCTGGACCTGCTGAAGTCCGCGCGGCTGGGACGCGCGGCACCCAACACGGAGGTGGTTCTGGTGCCCGAGCGCCGTCCGGTGCGCATCCTGGACTGCATGCGCGGGACGCGGCCGCTCGTCCTCAACTTTGGCAGCTGCTCCTGACCGCCCTTTATGACGCGCCTGGCCGCCTTCCAGCGCGTCGTCAGCCAGTACGCCGACATCGCTGACTTTGTGGTGGTCTACATCGAGGAAGCGCACCCGGCCGACGGCTGGGTCAGCTCGGACGCTCCATACCAGATCCTCAAGCACCGCTGTCTTGAGGACCGGCTGAGCGCAGCGCGCCTCATGCTGCCTCAGGTGCCTGGCAGCAGCGTGGTGGTGGACAACATGGACAACTCGTCCAACGCCGCCTACGGAGCCTATTTCGAGAGACTCTACATCGTGCGCGACCAGAGGGTGGTCTACCAAGGGGGTCGGGGACCGGAGGGCTACCGGATATCGGAGCTCAGGAAGTGGCTGGAACAGTACCGGAGGGACATGAGCGCGTGTCCGGTACTTCAAGCCTAA